In a single window of the Heliangelus exortis chromosome 1, bHelExo1.hap1, whole genome shotgun sequence genome:
- the FOXM1 gene encoding forkhead box protein M1 isoform X2, with product MAMIQFAINSTEKKRMTLKDIYTWIEDHFPYFKHVAKPGWKNSIRHNLSLHDMFVRETSANGKISFWTIHPDANRYLTLDQVFKPLDLGSPTSPEHSESHQKRYLPDPQKNMGSNSSSKTEPQSARRRMKPLLPRINSYLVPIQFPLSQPLVLQPSMKVPLSMAQVASLNSSETFQSNKRVRIAPKMSLSTEESSSLPVAAVKEENQCDEGLFSPTHSLRESSSQPGEESASFPETVCIKEEEGSQLDDWLSPFASTLTVRDETGLFLPVPYTNEKKQFTLLKSPSKSVSDTLVIKRRERRDTGRSRRKQRLALPCSEEPVLVLPESHGFDSFQSGTDPLFLQESQPAENVSQLSCLQGEEGPFETPVKEMFSKLPVSSTPSKLSATTSPPMGVLDPWKSTSLAKGSHELDFSPVRNLQLPFIPQENQDLLGFNSTPPRNPLFESPRELLNTESSDMVHAPITSSPAFTHESTKQSSVEPPASGLTENRSLMEGLILDTMNDSLSKILLDISFPGLEDENLGADISWSQLIPELK from the exons ATGGCCATGATCCAGTTTGCCATCAACAGCACAGAGAAGAAGCGTATGACTCTGAAGGACATCTATACCTGGATTGAGGATCATTTCCCATATTTTAAACATGTGGCTAAGCCAGGCTGGAAG aaCTCCATTCGGCACAACTTGTCTCTCCATGATATGTTTGTCCGTGAGACATCTGCTAATGGTAAAATCTCGTTCTGGACTATTCACCCTGATGCGAACCGTTACCTAACATTGGACCAGGTATTTAAG CCGCTGGACTTGGGGTCACCAACATCGCCTGAGCACTCTGAATCA CACCAAAAGCGATATCTTCCTGATCCTCAGAAGAACATGggaagcaacagcagcagcaaaactgaacCTCAGAGTGCAC gacGAAGGATGAAGCCTTTGCTTCCTCGCATCAACTCCTACTTGGTTCCAATCCAGTTTCCTTTGAGCCAACCTCTGGTTTTGCAGCCTTCTATGAAGGTTCCTCTCTCCATGGCACAGGTAGCATCCCTCAACAGCTCAGAGACTTTCCAGAGCAACAAGCGTGTGCGCATTGCTCCAaag ATGTCACTCTCTACAGAAGAGTCATCCTCTTTACCCGTGGCTGCTGTCAAGGAGGAGAATCAATGTGATGAAGGGTTATTTTCCCCAACACATTCCCTAAgggagagcagctcccagcccgGAGAGGAATCAGCCTCTTTCCCCGAGACTGTCTGTataaaggaggaagaaggcTCTCAGCTGGATGACTGGCTGTCCCCATTTGCCTCCACCCTAACTGTAAGGGATGAGACAGGCTTGTTCCTCCCAGTGCCCTACACAAATGAGAAGAAACAATTCACCCTGCTGAAGTCACCATCTAAGAGTGTTTCTGATACCTTAGTGATAAAGAGGCGGGAAAGACGGGACACGGGCAGATCCAGAAGGAAGCAACGCCTGGCGCTGCCTTGCTCAGAGGAGCCTGTCCTTGTTTTGCCAGAAAGCCATGGCTTTGACTCTTTCCAGTCGGGCACAGACCCCCTCTTCCTGCAGGAAAGCCAGCCTGCTGAGAATGtgtcacagctcagctgcttgcAGGGAGAAGAGGGGCCCTTTGAAACACCAGTCAAGGAGATGTTCAGCAAATTGCCAGTTTCTTCTACTCCCAGCAAACTGTCAGCAACTACTAGCCCTCCAATGGGGGTCCTTGACCCCTGGAAATCTACATCCTTAGCCAAAGGAAGTCACGAGCTGGACTTCAGTCCAGTCAGAAACCTTCAGTTGCCTTTCATACCGCAGGAGAACCAGGACTTGCTGGGTTTTAACAGCACACCCCCTAGAAATCCCCTCTTCGAGTCCCCTCGGGAGCTGCTCAATACAGAATCCAGTGACATGGTACATGCCCCTATCACAAGCTCTCCAGCTTTTACTCATGAGTCTACTAAGCAATCATCTGTTGAACCACCAGCCTCTGGACTTACTGAAAACAGATCACTCATGGAGGGCCTAATCCTGGATACCATGAATGACAGTCTGAGCAAAATCCTTCTAGACATTAGCTTTCCTGGTCTTGAGGATGAAAACTTGGGAGCAGATATTAGTTGGTCTCAGCTCATACCTGAACTGAAGTAA
- the FOXM1 gene encoding forkhead box protein M1 isoform X1, protein MRTSPRRPLILKRRKLTLPQNDPPSTSAKDENTGQEEKTPKQEHDTEEQCSNQPRDKIARGLQKFPAGIKIIDHPTMPNTQVVAIPTDADIQSIIEALTAKGKECGKNGPNKFILISSGGTSRSVGPTPSQHLPSEEKPSAITKAADDQERDKNVAQTPGLAGGTTTWHSGVGSAAGQEQESNSNGGTLNSVLDNSLTNIQWLGKMRSDGLGPCSVKSDTEKENQMPMQEKIKTEEDSAAAAAIPTTSSSSWQDSVSERPPYSYMAMIQFAINSTEKKRMTLKDIYTWIEDHFPYFKHVAKPGWKNSIRHNLSLHDMFVRETSANGKISFWTIHPDANRYLTLDQVFKPLDLGSPTSPEHSESHQKRYLPDPQKNMGSNSSSKTEPQSARRRMKPLLPRINSYLVPIQFPLSQPLVLQPSMKVPLSMAQVASLNSSETFQSNKRVRIAPKMSLSTEESSSLPVAAVKEENQCDEGLFSPTHSLRESSSQPGEESASFPETVCIKEEEGSQLDDWLSPFASTLTVRDETGLFLPVPYTNEKKQFTLLKSPSKSVSDTLVIKRRERRDTGRSRRKQRLALPCSEEPVLVLPESHGFDSFQSGTDPLFLQESQPAENVSQLSCLQGEEGPFETPVKEMFSKLPVSSTPSKLSATTSPPMGVLDPWKSTSLAKGSHELDFSPVRNLQLPFIPQENQDLLGFNSTPPRNPLFESPRELLNTESSDMVHAPITSSPAFTHESTKQSSVEPPASGLTENRSLMEGLILDTMNDSLSKILLDISFPGLEDENLGADISWSQLIPELK, encoded by the exons ATGAGGACGAGCCCTCGCAGGCCCTTAATTCTCAAAAGGCGGAAACTGACCCTCCCACAGAATGATCCACCCAGTACTTCAGCAAAAGATGAGAACACTGGTCAGGAGGAAAAAACTCCTAAGCAGGAGCACGACACAGAGGAGCAATGCAGCAACCAACCCAGAGACAAAATTGCCCGCGGTCTGCAGAAATTCCCAGCAGGGATAAAGATAATTGACCATCCTACCATGCCCAATACACAAGTGGTGGCCATCCCCACAGATGCTGATATCCAAAGTATCATAGAGGCActaacagcaaaaggaaaagaatgtgGCAAGAATGGGCCCAACAAGTTCATTCTCATTAGCAGTGGGGGCACATCCCGTTCAGTGGGTCCAACACCATCTCAGCACCTCCCATCAGAGGAAAAACCCAGTGCAATCACCAAGGCTGCAGATGATCAAGAGAGAGACAAGAATGTTGCACAGACACCTGGTCTTGCAGGAGGGACAACAACCTGGCATTCAGGAGTTGGCTCTGCGGCTGGACAGGAACAAGAGAGCAACa GCAATGGTGGGACATTGAACTCTGTGTTGGACAACAGTCTCACTAACATCCAGTGGCTGGGTAAGATGAGATCTGATGGGCTTGGTCCCTGTTCTGTGAAGTcagacacagagaaagagaaccAGATGCCTATGCAGGAAAAAATCAAG ACTGAAGAagattctgctgctgctgctgctattcctaccacctcctcctcctcatggCAGGATTCAGTATCGGAACGTCCTCCTTACTCCTACATGGCCATGATCCAGTTTGCCATCAACAGCACAGAGAAGAAGCGTATGACTCTGAAGGACATCTATACCTGGATTGAGGATCATTTCCCATATTTTAAACATGTGGCTAAGCCAGGCTGGAAG aaCTCCATTCGGCACAACTTGTCTCTCCATGATATGTTTGTCCGTGAGACATCTGCTAATGGTAAAATCTCGTTCTGGACTATTCACCCTGATGCGAACCGTTACCTAACATTGGACCAGGTATTTAAG CCGCTGGACTTGGGGTCACCAACATCGCCTGAGCACTCTGAATCA CACCAAAAGCGATATCTTCCTGATCCTCAGAAGAACATGggaagcaacagcagcagcaaaactgaacCTCAGAGTGCAC gacGAAGGATGAAGCCTTTGCTTCCTCGCATCAACTCCTACTTGGTTCCAATCCAGTTTCCTTTGAGCCAACCTCTGGTTTTGCAGCCTTCTATGAAGGTTCCTCTCTCCATGGCACAGGTAGCATCCCTCAACAGCTCAGAGACTTTCCAGAGCAACAAGCGTGTGCGCATTGCTCCAaag ATGTCACTCTCTACAGAAGAGTCATCCTCTTTACCCGTGGCTGCTGTCAAGGAGGAGAATCAATGTGATGAAGGGTTATTTTCCCCAACACATTCCCTAAgggagagcagctcccagcccgGAGAGGAATCAGCCTCTTTCCCCGAGACTGTCTGTataaaggaggaagaaggcTCTCAGCTGGATGACTGGCTGTCCCCATTTGCCTCCACCCTAACTGTAAGGGATGAGACAGGCTTGTTCCTCCCAGTGCCCTACACAAATGAGAAGAAACAATTCACCCTGCTGAAGTCACCATCTAAGAGTGTTTCTGATACCTTAGTGATAAAGAGGCGGGAAAGACGGGACACGGGCAGATCCAGAAGGAAGCAACGCCTGGCGCTGCCTTGCTCAGAGGAGCCTGTCCTTGTTTTGCCAGAAAGCCATGGCTTTGACTCTTTCCAGTCGGGCACAGACCCCCTCTTCCTGCAGGAAAGCCAGCCTGCTGAGAATGtgtcacagctcagctgcttgcAGGGAGAAGAGGGGCCCTTTGAAACACCAGTCAAGGAGATGTTCAGCAAATTGCCAGTTTCTTCTACTCCCAGCAAACTGTCAGCAACTACTAGCCCTCCAATGGGGGTCCTTGACCCCTGGAAATCTACATCCTTAGCCAAAGGAAGTCACGAGCTGGACTTCAGTCCAGTCAGAAACCTTCAGTTGCCTTTCATACCGCAGGAGAACCAGGACTTGCTGGGTTTTAACAGCACACCCCCTAGAAATCCCCTCTTCGAGTCCCCTCGGGAGCTGCTCAATACAGAATCCAGTGACATGGTACATGCCCCTATCACAAGCTCTCCAGCTTTTACTCATGAGTCTACTAAGCAATCATCTGTTGAACCACCAGCCTCTGGACTTACTGAAAACAGATCACTCATGGAGGGCCTAATCCTGGATACCATGAATGACAGTCTGAGCAAAATCCTTCTAGACATTAGCTTTCCTGGTCTTGAGGATGAAAACTTGGGAGCAGATATTAGTTGGTCTCAGCTCATACCTGAACTGAAGTAA
- the RHNO1 gene encoding RAD9, HUS1, RAD1-interacting nuclear orphan protein 1 gives MPPKKKGTLKARKAELVFLERPPEGPVHCYEAPLPSARNPRRVPTKPVDQNTSAVWVCPQFETTKSVVSKECQKKCRGPRKPQNQDGKHSSLHPGGACHRAAACKYPPLTFHTPEGHAVHPSDSLNHLRKNPQHSHSLPKKQTATKANIQVNSPENCKEIPSLPAPQPVEPEFCSLPHLETAQTPSMRNWGCSSTLAQTSSHAWHPEAELAHGIGACGSGDSAAVLVTDTPEHEYGVKVTWRRRPHLMKYLLERGKLSAANILVSPELSRRQANV, from the exons ATGCCTCCGAAAAAGAAAGGTACCCTCAAGGccaggaaggcagagctggtATTCCTTGAGAGGCCGCCAGAGGGACCCGTCCATTGCTACGAGGCTCCCCTCCCTTCAGCCAGGAATCCAAGACGTGTTCCTACAAAACCTGTAGACCAGAACACCTCTGCTGTCTGG GTGTGCCCACAGTTTGAAACAACTAAGTCGGTGGTGTCGAAAGAATGCCAGAAGAAGTGTCGTGGCCCTCGCAAGCCCCAGAATCAGGATGGCAAACACAGTTCCCTTCACCCAGGAGGAGCTTgccacagagctgcagcctgcaaATATCCACCTTTAACTTTTCATACTCCAGAAGGACATGCAGTCCACCCCTCAGACAGTCTGAATCACTTGAGGAAGAACCCACAGCACTCTCACAGCCTGCCCAAGAAACAGACGGCAACAAAAGCCAACATCCAGGTGAACAGTCCAGAAAACTGTAAAGAAATACCTTCCCtacctgctccccagcctgtgGAGCCAGAATTCTGTAGTTTACCACATTTAGAGACTGCACAGACGCCTTCCATGAGGAACTGGGGATGCAGCAGCACTCTGGCACAAACAAGTAGCCATGCCTGGCATCcagaagcagagctggcacATGGCATTGGTGCCTGTGGGAGTGGGGATTCAGCAGCAGTACTGGTGACAGATACTCCCGAACATGAGTATGGAGTAAAGGTTACTTGGAGACGGCGGCCTCACTTAATGAAATACCTGCTGGAGAGAGGGAAGCTGAGTGCTGCCAACATATTAGTGAGCCCTGAGCTCTCAAGGAGGCAGGCTAATGTCTGA